The region CTATGGCAAATAGTGCCTAATTTCAATCCTTTAGTAGCCACCGCCTTGCGCAGAAAAACCACCCCCGGAGCTTGATTTTTTTCTCCTTTTTTCACTGTAGCTTGGTACCGTAGACGATCCATGGCGTAGGCCCCAATGGCAATGATGCCTTTGTAATTTTTGGGGTCAATATCATTAACCTCCGTTGTGACGGTGACATGGTATTCTACCTGATCATTTTCTGGGTTAGAACCAAATTTAAGTTCTGGCTGCCCCCAAAGGTGGCTGATGTATTCAACTTCATAACCATGGGCAGGAAAATATTCGTTGAACCAGCGGTATTCCGTGCCGTCAAAGTGTTCTTCAATAAGAACACCAATTTTGCCTTTGATTGTTGCCATGGTTACTATTTAGATGAATTATTTCAGGTTAATTAAGATTAACAAAAAGAACTAGTTAAATTAGCAGTGGGTAGTGAAAGCTATCTCCAATCTGTGCCCATAAAATTACGGTCGTATTGAAGCAGATTTTGTCTTAGTTAACTTTAGGATTTTCAATCGTGCAGAAAAGGCTATCACACCTTTAGGAAGATGGCTCAAAAATTGTCTTGAAGGCGGCGAAGGCACTGGCCGCTTTGTTGAATCCACCATAGACACACATGAACAAGAGCACTTCTTCGATTTCTTCCTTAGTTACCCCTTGTTTAAGAGCCATATCCACATGGGCTTGGAAGGGGCCGTTTAGGGTTTGGTTGGCCACGTCCACCGCAATAACAATCAAAGCTTTGGTTTTTTGATCAATCAAAGGTAAACCCCAAGCTTCCCCCGCCGCTCGGGTACAGAAGTCACCAAATTTAGGGTTAATGCCGCCTAAAATTGCTTGCAGATCCTGATCATCTAATACGGCATTTTTGAACTCACTCATGGGGCCAACTCCTAGGTGGTGATAAGTTTCAGCAAATTGTCCGGGGCAAACACATCGCGGTAGAAAGTAAGTTGTTCGGTTTTGAGGTAACAACCGCCCCGGTGACCCCGCCGCACCCAGGTGACATTACCCTTGGCAATGGTCTCGTAGGTTTCGTCATCCACACACTTCCACTCAAAGAAAGTATGCTCACCATAGAACATGACAATGGGCCAGACCATGGTTACCCCTGGCTGGGCGATGAGGGCCCACCAGTGCTTTTCCCGTTCTTGTTGTTGCTCCAAACCAGAGTAGGGGCCGTCCTGGCAAAAATACACCAAATCCTCCCGATACTCTCCGGTGAGAATGTCCCCCCGCCCCTGGCGCAGGGCTTCACAGTGGGTAGGCCACCAGTCCTTATTTTCTTGCTCAATGATTTCTAAGGTGTAGTTGGCATCAATGGCGGGCAAGGTGGCTTCTTTCATGGCCACATATTTAAGCCCTTCTTCGATTAGTTTCTGCCGTAGACCTTCCGGAACTAGCCCTGGTTGGGAATAGTTAGCCTTCAGGTTTAAATAATAATTTCTTCTTGCTGGCATAGATGACATAAAGATAACCCAAAAGGAATCTAATGGCGCAAACAATAGGGCATAAACAGGATTTTATCTTTCCCGTTGACCGATGGTTTGTTCAAAAGCATACCATGGCTTTATACCATGGGCTCTACTGTGACGAAATGTTACTTAAAACATCCTTGGGGCAGGTGCGTTTAAGCTTATTTTTCCTGCCTTGTCCTTGGGTAAGTGCTCTTTTAGTCAGGAAAGTTTGACTTTGGCGATCACCGAAATTTTTACATCCATGACAAGGACTACATCTGAATTCTTGACGTAACAATCGGCACACTAGTTAATGTGAAAAAATGTTAAAAAAATAACGCTTGTTTAAGGTTTTTCTTATAATAGCTTGGGACGACTCGGCGTGCTATTCTTTTTTCCAAAGCGCTACGGAGGGGTCTCTAATCCCACAATTAACAGGGGGCATGGAATCTCATGAGTTTTCCAGTACTGCTAGCACTGCTTGTTTACTGGCCGCCATTTAACTATTCTTGCAATCATCTATGCCATGAAAACTAGAGCTTTATTCCGTGGTCAGGCAGTTTTGCTCGGGGTACTTTTGACCCTAGTGATTCCACTGTTTTTTTTGTTGAGTATTTTTCTCCTTCCTTTGCCAGCTTGGGCAGATACCGATGACGTAGCCAATCAGTCTATTATCGTGGCAGGTAATATCAAGGTAAGACCGGAGAAAAGACAAGAATTCATTGCCCTGTCCCAAACTTTTATTGAGCCTTCTCGGTCGGAACCTGGTTGCATATCCTACAGTTTTTACGAAGATGAAACGGAG is a window of Synechocystis sp. PCC 7338 DNA encoding:
- a CDS encoding DJ-1/PfpI family protein, translating into MATIKGKIGVLIEEHFDGTEYRWFNEYFPAHGYEVEYISHLWGQPELKFGSNPENDQVEYHVTVTTEVNDIDPKNYKGIIAIGAYAMDRLRYQATVKKGEKNQAPGVVFLRKAVATKGLKLGTICHSLWLFCADPDLLKGKKVTCAHNIICDVENAGADVVYEGDQTSELVIDGDLITGKHPGMIEQFVKVFVEQIEA
- a CDS encoding carboxymuconolactone decarboxylase family protein, giving the protein MSEFKNAVLDDQDLQAILGGINPKFGDFCTRAAGEAWGLPLIDQKTKALIVIAVDVANQTLNGPFQAHVDMALKQGVTKEEIEEVLLFMCVYGGFNKAASAFAAFKTIFEPSS
- a CDS encoding putative quinol monooxygenase — encoded protein: MKTRALFRGQAVLLGVLLTLVIPLFFLLSIFLLPLPAWADTDDVANQSIIVAGNIKVRPEKRQEFIALSQTFIEPSRSEPGCISYSFYEDETEDNKFLFFEVWRNRAALDYHFQTPYFHEFVEKSPDLLAKAAEIKVYKIAGFETL